The Paenibacillus uliginis N3/975 genome has a window encoding:
- the nirB gene encoding nitrite reductase large subunit NirB has protein sequence MTGKNKQKLVVIGNGMAGISTVEQIIKLGGAYDITVFGSEPHPNYNRIMLSYVLEGSKTLDDIVLNDWNWYKDNDITLHTGTTVTKIDEENKVVVAENGLAVPYDRVIIATGSNPFILPVPGSDKEGVVGFRDIADCNQMLAAAKKYKKAAVIGGGLLGLEAAKGLVNLGMDVTVVHLMNDLMERQLDHNASAMLQAELERQGIKFAMGKQTVALLGGDRVTGLRFNDGTELEAGFVVMAVGIKPNVAVAKASGIEVNRGIVVNDNLQTSMENVYAVGECDEHRGVCYGLVAPLFEQGMVLAKHLCGVDTLPYEGSVVSTKLKISGVDVFSAGEFIEGSEHTVIAAKDEWKKTYKKILLKNNVIVGAVLFGDVTESAALQKLIKQEAQMTDEIYATVMGTGCCGAGAKKGTSVESMADEEIVCGCNGVTKKTIVDAVMVQGLTTVDEIKACTGATRSCGGCKPVVEQILQYVLGDGFKSASKQGICGCTTHSRDEIVAEIRAKGLRTIGEVMNVLEWSQPEGCSKCRPAINYYLGMIYPETYEDEKESRFVNERMNANIQKDGTYTVVPRMYGGVTTVEDLKRIADVSLKYDVKVVKVTGGQRLALIGVKKEDVPKVWEELDMPSGYAYAKSLRTVKTCVGSTFCRFGTQDSMGIGALIEKKFERLDLPAKFKIAVNGCPRNCAESCTKDIGIVGNDGGWEIFIGGNGGIKARIADAFCKVKTDEELFEICGAVIQYYRETGKYLERTSEWVERVGLDDIKKTILEDHDQRKALVERIEVALQQVEEPWKKVLNDKQVLRAMFQSTSPAAAE, from the coding sequence ATGACTGGCAAGAACAAACAAAAGCTAGTGGTCATAGGTAACGGCATGGCGGGTATTAGCACGGTAGAGCAAATCATAAAATTAGGTGGCGCTTATGATATTACCGTATTCGGCAGTGAGCCGCATCCCAACTATAACCGGATCATGCTGTCTTACGTTCTGGAAGGCAGTAAAACGCTAGATGATATTGTACTGAATGATTGGAATTGGTACAAAGATAATGATATCACACTGCACACGGGAACTACGGTCACCAAGATTGACGAGGAGAACAAGGTGGTTGTAGCCGAGAATGGACTTGCAGTTCCATATGATCGCGTTATTATTGCCACAGGTTCAAATCCGTTTATATTGCCTGTGCCTGGAAGCGATAAAGAGGGTGTAGTAGGCTTCCGTGATATCGCGGATTGCAATCAGATGCTTGCGGCTGCTAAGAAGTACAAGAAAGCCGCGGTGATCGGCGGAGGTCTTCTCGGTCTTGAAGCCGCTAAGGGACTCGTTAACCTAGGTATGGATGTCACGGTTGTCCACTTGATGAATGACCTCATGGAACGCCAGCTTGATCACAATGCATCGGCTATGTTGCAAGCTGAGCTGGAGCGTCAAGGTATCAAGTTTGCCATGGGTAAGCAGACCGTAGCGTTACTGGGCGGAGATCGGGTAACTGGACTGCGATTTAATGACGGAACAGAACTGGAAGCCGGTTTTGTTGTCATGGCTGTCGGTATTAAACCGAATGTAGCCGTAGCTAAGGCGAGTGGGATTGAAGTTAATCGCGGCATTGTGGTCAATGACAATCTGCAGACTTCCATGGAGAATGTATATGCCGTTGGGGAATGTGATGAGCATCGGGGTGTATGCTATGGTCTTGTGGCTCCGTTGTTTGAGCAGGGTATGGTGCTTGCGAAGCATTTATGTGGAGTGGACACGTTGCCGTATGAAGGCTCCGTTGTATCGACCAAGCTGAAAATCAGCGGTGTGGATGTATTCTCTGCTGGTGAATTTATTGAAGGTTCGGAACATACCGTTATTGCTGCTAAAGATGAATGGAAAAAGACCTATAAGAAAATTTTGTTGAAGAACAATGTGATCGTCGGTGCGGTTTTATTCGGAGATGTAACCGAGTCGGCGGCTCTGCAAAAGCTGATCAAGCAAGAGGCGCAGATGACAGATGAGATCTATGCTACGGTCATGGGAACGGGCTGTTGCGGCGCAGGCGCCAAAAAAGGAACCTCGGTTGAAAGTATGGCAGATGAAGAAATTGTTTGCGGATGCAACGGGGTGACGAAGAAGACCATTGTGGATGCAGTAATGGTTCAGGGACTGACCACGGTGGATGAAATCAAGGCATGCACTGGAGCAACCCGCTCTTGCGGCGGATGTAAGCCAGTCGTTGAACAAATCTTGCAATATGTGCTCGGTGACGGTTTCAAAAGTGCAAGTAAACAAGGAATTTGTGGATGCACAACACACAGTCGTGACGAGATCGTAGCTGAAATCCGTGCCAAGGGACTAAGAACAATCGGTGAAGTCATGAATGTGCTGGAGTGGAGCCAGCCTGAAGGCTGCTCGAAATGTCGCCCTGCTATCAACTATTATCTTGGTATGATTTACCCGGAAACCTACGAGGATGAGAAGGAATCACGTTTCGTCAATGAGCGGATGAATGCCAATATCCAGAAAGACGGCACATATACTGTAGTTCCGCGGATGTATGGCGGAGTGACAACAGTGGAAGATTTGAAGAGAATTGCGGACGTTTCGCTTAAGTATGATGTCAAGGTCGTGAAGGTGACCGGTGGACAGCGTCTGGCTCTTATCGGAGTGAAGAAGGAGGATGTGCCGAAGGTTTGGGAAGAACTCGATATGCCTTCGGGTTATGCCTACGCCAAATCGCTTCGTACGGTTAAGACATGTGTAGGTTCGACATTTTGCCGCTTTGGTACGCAGGATTCGATGGGTATAGGAGCATTGATTGAGAAAAAATTCGAGAGACTCGATCTTCCTGCAAAATTTAAAATAGCCGTGAATGGCTGTCCACGTAACTGCGCCGAATCGTGCACGAAGGATATTGGCATCGTCGGGAATGACGGAGGCTGGGAGATATTCATTGGCGGTAACGGTGGAATCAAGGCACGCATCGCAGACGCATTTTGCAAGGTTAAAACCGACGAGGAGTTATTTGAAATATGTGGTGCGGTCATCCAATATTATCGAGAAACAGGTAAGTATTTGGAAAGAACCTCGGAATGGGTGGAACGCGTAGGTCTGGACGACATCAAGAAAACCATTCTTGAAGACCATGATCAGCGCAAGGCTTTGGTAGAAAGAATCGAGGTAGCCTTGCAGCAGGTCGAGGAACCTTGGAAGAAAGTGCTGAACGATAAACAGGTGCTAAGAGCGATGTTCCAGAGCACAAGTCCCGCAGCGGCGGAGTAA